The following proteins are co-located in the Castanea sativa cultivar Marrone di Chiusa Pesio chromosome 8, ASM4071231v1 genome:
- the LOC142606514 gene encoding uncharacterized protein LOC142606514, with protein MDTMSQALRQAAQSSFSRDIESALMPSRFARPPFNSYTRRTDLVELVSHYIQMMSLHFHNDALMCKVFPLSLRPTALRWFNGLKKGSIHSFSELIQEFGVRFMTCSRVLQPIDAFLSMKIGAGETFRNYASRYWELYNEISGGNEKIAASTFQMGLPEESGLRESLTLKPPEDMRQLMRRIEEYKHLEDDRLQSKGKELIIGYPRNNGFNPRHRKDLRIQEPGPAIGGVNATFKEPVHRIINRIRNEPYFMRPNKMAGDPSRRNQNLYCSYHRDKGHTTDNVGC; from the coding sequence ATGGATACCATGAGCCAAGCACTACGTCAAGCTGCCCAGTCATCGTTTTCTAGAGATATCGAGAGCGCGCTTATGCCGAGCCGGTTCGCGCGACCACCGTTCAATTCCTACACTAGGAGGACGGACCTGGTGGAACTTGTAAGTCACTATATTCAGATGATGTCCTTGCACTTTCATAACGATGcattgatgtgtaaggttttcccctTGAGCCTCAGGCCCACTgctttgaggtggttcaacgggtTGAAGAAGGGCTCGATCCATAGTTTCTCGGAACTGATCCAAGAGTTCGGAGTACGGTTCATGACGTGCAGCCGGGTGCTGCAGCCCATAGACGCATTTCTATCAATGAAGATAGGGGCTGGAGAGACCTTTCGCAACTACGCCAGCCGGTACTGGGAGCTGTACAACGAGATTAGCGGGGGCAATGAAAAGATCGCGGCGAGTACATTTCAGATGGGCCTACCAGAAGAGTCTGGACTAAGAGAATCGTTGACCTTAAAGCCTCCCGAGGATATGAGGCAGTTGATGAGGCGTATCGAGGAATATAAGCACCTAGAGGACGATCGGCTGCAGTCCAAAGGGAAGGAGTTGATAATCGGTTATCCTCGGAACAACGGCTTCAACCCTAGACACAGGAAGGATTTGAGAATTCAAGAACCCGGCCCAGCGATTGGGGGAGTCAACGCGACATTCAAGGAGCCTGTACACCGCATAATTAATAGGATAAGAAATGAGCCGTATTTTATGAGGCCGAACAAGATGGCAGGCGACCCGTCAAGGAGAAACCAAAACTTGTATTGCTCCTATCACAGGGATAAAGGGCACACCACCGACAATGTAGGGTGTTGA
- the LOC142606515 gene encoding uncharacterized protein LOC142606515: MPFSLTYGVEAVIPAKVKLCSARVTGFDSDENEELMARELNLLEEHRGMATIRLAEYQQKLAQRYNRAVKRREFAMGDMVLRKVVGNTQDMSAGKLAPTWEGPYHVTAIAGAGAYYLEDLEEKPLPRPWNVRNLKNFYQ, encoded by the coding sequence ATGCCGTTCTCTCTAACTTACGGGGTGGAGGCAGTCATCCCTGCTAAGGTAAAATTGTGTAGCGCCCGAGTTACGGGATTCGACTCTGACGAGAATGAGGAGTTGATGGCTAGGGAGCTGAACTTGCTGGAGGAGCACCGAGGTATGGCCACCATCCGGCTGGCAGagtatcaacagaagcttgCCCAGAGGTACAATAGAGCTGTCAAAAGGAGGGAGTTTGCCATGGGAGACATGGTACTCCGGAAGGTAGTGGGGAATACGCAAGACATGAGCGCGGGTAAGCTAGCTCCGACCTGGGAGGGGCCCTACCATGTGACTGCTATTGCCGGCGCAGGGGCATActatctggaagatttggaggAAAAACCGCTTCCCCGGCCATGGAATGTTcgcaatttgaaaaatttttatcAGTAA